The Salmo trutta chromosome 6, fSalTru1.1, whole genome shotgun sequence genome has a window encoding:
- the LOC115195722 gene encoding uncharacterized protein LOC115195722 isoform X4 produces MSGTKKTCKQETQSSAPSSSGQAVEKQDLEFQDPEPEKTQELYAQMDYILDRVNQNNFQQSMKAITEFTINTEARLKGIIHLIYERALAQPTRSATYANICRCLMGLKVPTAKPGVTVNFRKLFLNRVKTNFENMVTNSCEIFRQKQEMVDAVTKVEERQRVWEELEEAKTKEQRQSLGNIKLICELFKLKMLTEHVMHDVIVRLLKNQDDNSLEGLCTLLYTIGKDLDMEKARPRMDQYYNMIVKIMKNRTTSPRITSMLQDVLDHRKKETAQLGKLVEKMEKTRLQADNDAEKYTGPGDTEPVLRPHYKSLAMKNQKLVSTSIPLQENTCPHHDDKLKAEDSAAARGATKKKKVNVQLKTCQQIIQEREEELQKLRQEVESLKCLSQATMEDSERFFTKLIETRCSEVREVIQAKEKEMVSEAEGLLQTLEQELDELKRTETEGRQLPHIEVYPHFLQKLPSITEAFEEVRTCASEMQQQFEDSSKLQFLEFSKSVEESLGPYTISSLSTSRQAVDEKDLQDFVDLETVKTEEMYEQMDNILNSLTAKNFHQAMKLKIPGVTVNFHKLLLNQCQKGFEKDNSKILKEKQRELDTTTEEEDRQRLREELEEAKAEGQRELLGNIKFICQLFKLKMMTEGLIDYCIVKLIKDGDDDSLEGLCTILFTIGKDLDFEKNQPRMDEHYTQINLIQERRRTSPRIRYMLQDVLDHRTLHLYKGQKEDR; encoded by the exons ATGAGTGGGACCAAGAAGACATGCAAACAAGAAACCCAGTCATCAGCTCCCTCTTCCAGTGGACAGGCTGTGGAAAAACAGGACTTG GAGTTTCAGGATCCAGAGCCAGAGAAGACACAGGAACTGTATGCTCAAATGGATTACATCCTGGATAGGGTAAATCAAAACAACTTCCAGCAATCGATGAAGGCAATTACTGAGTTCACCATTAACACAGAGGCCAGACTGAAGGGCATCATTCACCTCATATATGAGAGGGCCCTGGCACAACCTACCAGGTCTGCGACCTATGCCAACATCTGCCGCTGCCTCATGGGG CTTAAAgtacccaccgccaaaccaggaGTGACAGTAAATTTCCGCAAGCTGTTTCTGAACCGAGTCAAAACAAACTTTGAGAACATGGTGACAAACAGTTGCGAAATCTTCCGGCAAAAACAGGAGATGGTGGATGCCGTCACCAAG GTGGAGGAGCGCCAGCGAGTgtgggaggagctggaggaggccaaGACCAAGGAGCAGAGGCAGTCGCTAGGCAATATCAAGTTAATATGTGAGTTGTTCAAGTTGAAGATGCTGACTGAGCACGTCATGCACGACGTCATCGTAAGGCTGCTGAAGAACCAAGATGATAACTCTCTGGAGGGTCTCTGCACATTACTCTACACCATCGGCAAGGACTTGGACATGGAGAAGGCCAGG CCCAGAATGGATCAGTACTACAACATGATTGTGAAGATTATGAAGAATAGGACAACCTCCCCCAGAATCACAAGCATGCTGCAGGATGTGCTGGACCACCGAAAG AAAGAAACGGCCCAGCTTGGTAAGTTGGTGGAAAAGATGGAGAAGACCAGGCTGCAAGCTGACAATGATGCTGAGAAATACACTGGACCTGGAGACACAGAACCTGTTTTGCGTCCTCACTATAAGTCATTAGCCATGAAGAATCAGAAGCTGGTCAGCACATCTATACCACTACAGGAGAACACATGTCCTCATCATGATGATAAGCTGAAAGCTGAAGACTCAGCTGCTGCTCGGGGGGCTACCAAAAAG AAAAAGGTGAATGTGCAGTTGAAGACATGCCAACAGAtaatccaggagagagaggaggaactaCAGAAACTGAGACAGGAAGTGGAGTCTCTAAAG TGCTTATCACAGGCTACAATGGAGGACAGTGAGAGGTTCTTCACCAAGCTGATTGAGACAAGGTGCTCAGAGGTGAGAGAGGTGATCCAAGCTAAAGAGAAGGAGATGGTGAGTGAGGCTGAGGGACTCCTACAAACACTGGAGCAGGAGCTTGATGAGCTGAAGAGGACCGAAACAGAGGGTAGACAGCTTCCACACATAGAGGTCTACCCCCATTTCCTACAG AAATTGCCCAGCATCACTGAGGCTTTTGAAGAAGTGAGGACATGTGCCTCTGAAATGCAACAGCAATTTGAAGACTCCTCCAAGTTGCAATTTCTGGAGTTTTCTAAATCAG TTGAAGAAAGTCTGGGACCATACA ctatCAGTTCTCTTAGCACTAGCAGACAGGCAGTGGACGAAAAGGACTTG CAGGACTTTGTGGACCTAGAGACAGTGAAGACAGAGGAAATGTATGAACAAATGGATAACATCCTGAACAGCCTGACTGCCAAGAACTTCCATCAGGCGATGAAG CTCAAAATACCTGGAGTGACAGTAAATTTCCACAAGCTGTTGCTGAACCAATGCCAGAAGGGCTTCGAGAAGGATAATAGTAAGATCTTAAAAGAAAAACAGAGGGAACTCGACACCACCACTGAG GAGGAGGACCGCCAGCGACTgagggaggagctggaggaggcaaAGGCAGAGGGGCAGCGAGAGTTGCTAGGCAACATCAAATTCATCTGCCAGTTGTTCAAGTTGAAGATGATGACCGAGGGCCTCATAGACTACTGCATCGTAAAGCTAATAAAGGATGGGGATGATGATTCGCTAGAGGGTCTGTGCACAATACTCTTCACCATTGGCAAGGACTTGGACTTTGAGAAGaaccag CCCAGAATGGATGAACACTACACACAGATTAATCTGATACAGGAGAGAAGGAGGACCTCCCCCAGAATCCGCTATATGCTTCAAGATGTGCTGGACCACAGAACG ctccaTTTGTACAAGGGCCAAAAGGAAGACCGTTGA
- the LOC115195722 gene encoding uncharacterized protein LOC115195722 isoform X1, translated as MSGTKKTCKQETQSSAPSSSGQAVEKQDLEFQDPEPEKTQELYAQMDYILDRVNQNNFQQSMKAITEFTINTEARLKGIIHLIYERALAQPTRSATYANICRCLMGLKVPTAKPGVTVNFRKLFLNRVKTNFENMVTNSCEIFRQKQEMVDAVTKVEERQRVWEELEEAKTKEQRQSLGNIKLICELFKLKMLTEHVMHDVIVRLLKNQDDNSLEGLCTLLYTIGKDLDMEKARPRMDQYYNMIVKIMKNRTTSPRITSMLQDVLDHRKKETAQLGKLVEKMEKTRLQADNDAEKYTGPGDTEPVLRPHYKSLAMKNQKLVSTSIPLQENTCPHHDDKLKAEDSAAARGATKKKKVNVQLKTCQQIIQEREEELQKLRQEVESLKCLSQATMEDSERFFTKLIETRCSEVREVIQAKEKEMVSEAEGLLQTLEQELDELKRTETEGRQLPHIEVYPHFLQKLPSITEAFEEVRTCASEMQQQFEDSSKLQFLEFSKSVEESLGPYTISSLSTSRQAVDEKDLQDFVDLETVKTEEMYEQMDNILNSLTAKNFHQAMKVVSAFTIDTEDKLKGIIGSIYERAILNPTSAEVYAKVCHQLKGLKIPGVTVNFHKLLLNQCQKGFEKDNSKILKEKQRELDTTTEEEDRQRLREELEEAKAEGQRELLGNIKFICQLFKLKMMTEGLIDYCIVKLIKDGDDDSLEGLCTILFTIGKDLDFEKNQPRMDEHYTQINLIQERRRTSPRIRYMLQDVLDHRTLHLYKGQKEDR; from the exons ATGAGTGGGACCAAGAAGACATGCAAACAAGAAACCCAGTCATCAGCTCCCTCTTCCAGTGGACAGGCTGTGGAAAAACAGGACTTG GAGTTTCAGGATCCAGAGCCAGAGAAGACACAGGAACTGTATGCTCAAATGGATTACATCCTGGATAGGGTAAATCAAAACAACTTCCAGCAATCGATGAAGGCAATTACTGAGTTCACCATTAACACAGAGGCCAGACTGAAGGGCATCATTCACCTCATATATGAGAGGGCCCTGGCACAACCTACCAGGTCTGCGACCTATGCCAACATCTGCCGCTGCCTCATGGGG CTTAAAgtacccaccgccaaaccaggaGTGACAGTAAATTTCCGCAAGCTGTTTCTGAACCGAGTCAAAACAAACTTTGAGAACATGGTGACAAACAGTTGCGAAATCTTCCGGCAAAAACAGGAGATGGTGGATGCCGTCACCAAG GTGGAGGAGCGCCAGCGAGTgtgggaggagctggaggaggccaaGACCAAGGAGCAGAGGCAGTCGCTAGGCAATATCAAGTTAATATGTGAGTTGTTCAAGTTGAAGATGCTGACTGAGCACGTCATGCACGACGTCATCGTAAGGCTGCTGAAGAACCAAGATGATAACTCTCTGGAGGGTCTCTGCACATTACTCTACACCATCGGCAAGGACTTGGACATGGAGAAGGCCAGG CCCAGAATGGATCAGTACTACAACATGATTGTGAAGATTATGAAGAATAGGACAACCTCCCCCAGAATCACAAGCATGCTGCAGGATGTGCTGGACCACCGAAAG AAAGAAACGGCCCAGCTTGGTAAGTTGGTGGAAAAGATGGAGAAGACCAGGCTGCAAGCTGACAATGATGCTGAGAAATACACTGGACCTGGAGACACAGAACCTGTTTTGCGTCCTCACTATAAGTCATTAGCCATGAAGAATCAGAAGCTGGTCAGCACATCTATACCACTACAGGAGAACACATGTCCTCATCATGATGATAAGCTGAAAGCTGAAGACTCAGCTGCTGCTCGGGGGGCTACCAAAAAG AAAAAGGTGAATGTGCAGTTGAAGACATGCCAACAGAtaatccaggagagagaggaggaactaCAGAAACTGAGACAGGAAGTGGAGTCTCTAAAG TGCTTATCACAGGCTACAATGGAGGACAGTGAGAGGTTCTTCACCAAGCTGATTGAGACAAGGTGCTCAGAGGTGAGAGAGGTGATCCAAGCTAAAGAGAAGGAGATGGTGAGTGAGGCTGAGGGACTCCTACAAACACTGGAGCAGGAGCTTGATGAGCTGAAGAGGACCGAAACAGAGGGTAGACAGCTTCCACACATAGAGGTCTACCCCCATTTCCTACAG AAATTGCCCAGCATCACTGAGGCTTTTGAAGAAGTGAGGACATGTGCCTCTGAAATGCAACAGCAATTTGAAGACTCCTCCAAGTTGCAATTTCTGGAGTTTTCTAAATCAG TTGAAGAAAGTCTGGGACCATACA ctatCAGTTCTCTTAGCACTAGCAGACAGGCAGTGGACGAAAAGGACTTG CAGGACTTTGTGGACCTAGAGACAGTGAAGACAGAGGAAATGTATGAACAAATGGATAACATCCTGAACAGCCTGACTGCCAAGAACTTCCATCAGGCGATGAAGGTAGTGAGTGCATTCACCATTGACACAGAGGACAAACTCAAGGGCATCATTGGCTCTATATATGAGAGGGCCATCTTAAACCCTACCAGCGCTGAGGTCTATGCCAAGGTGTGCCACCAACTCAAGGGG CTCAAAATACCTGGAGTGACAGTAAATTTCCACAAGCTGTTGCTGAACCAATGCCAGAAGGGCTTCGAGAAGGATAATAGTAAGATCTTAAAAGAAAAACAGAGGGAACTCGACACCACCACTGAG GAGGAGGACCGCCAGCGACTgagggaggagctggaggaggcaaAGGCAGAGGGGCAGCGAGAGTTGCTAGGCAACATCAAATTCATCTGCCAGTTGTTCAAGTTGAAGATGATGACCGAGGGCCTCATAGACTACTGCATCGTAAAGCTAATAAAGGATGGGGATGATGATTCGCTAGAGGGTCTGTGCACAATACTCTTCACCATTGGCAAGGACTTGGACTTTGAGAAGaaccag CCCAGAATGGATGAACACTACACACAGATTAATCTGATACAGGAGAGAAGGAGGACCTCCCCCAGAATCCGCTATATGCTTCAAGATGTGCTGGACCACAGAACG ctccaTTTGTACAAGGGCCAAAAGGAAGACCGTTGA
- the LOC115195722 gene encoding uncharacterized protein LOC115195722 isoform X3, protein MSGTKKTCKQETQSSAPSSSGQAVEKQDLDPEPEKTQELYAQMDYILDRVNQNNFQQSMKAITEFTINTEARLKGIIHLIYERALAQPTRSATYANICRCLMGLKVPTAKPGVTVNFRKLFLNRVKTNFENMVTNSCEIFRQKQEMVDAVTKVEERQRVWEELEEAKTKEQRQSLGNIKLICELFKLKMLTEHVMHDVIVRLLKNQDDNSLEGLCTLLYTIGKDLDMEKARPRMDQYYNMIVKIMKNRTTSPRITSMLQDVLDHRKKETAQLGKLVEKMEKTRLQADNDAEKYTGPGDTEPVLRPHYKSLAMKNQKLVSTSIPLQENTCPHHDDKLKAEDSAAARGATKKKKVNVQLKTCQQIIQEREEELQKLRQEVESLKCLSQATMEDSERFFTKLIETRCSEVREVIQAKEKEMVSEAEGLLQTLEQELDELKRTETEGRQLPHIEVYPHFLQKLPSITEAFEEVRTCASEMQQQFEDSSKLQFLEFSKSVEESLGPYTISSLSTSRQAVDEKDLQDFVDLETVKTEEMYEQMDNILNSLTAKNFHQAMKVVSAFTIDTEDKLKGIIGSIYERAILNPTSAEVYAKVCHQLKGLKIPGVTVNFHKLLLNQCQKGFEKDNSKILKEKQRELDTTTEEEDRQRLREELEEAKAEGQRELLGNIKFICQLFKLKMMTEGLIDYCIVKLIKDGDDDSLEGLCTILFTIGKDLDFEKNQPRMDEHYTQINLIQERRRTSPRIRYMLQDVLDHRTLHLYKGQKEDR, encoded by the exons ATGAGTGGGACCAAGAAGACATGCAAACAAGAAACCCAGTCATCAGCTCCCTCTTCCAGTGGACAGGCTGTGGAAAAACAGGACTTG GATCCAGAGCCAGAGAAGACACAGGAACTGTATGCTCAAATGGATTACATCCTGGATAGGGTAAATCAAAACAACTTCCAGCAATCGATGAAGGCAATTACTGAGTTCACCATTAACACAGAGGCCAGACTGAAGGGCATCATTCACCTCATATATGAGAGGGCCCTGGCACAACCTACCAGGTCTGCGACCTATGCCAACATCTGCCGCTGCCTCATGGGG CTTAAAgtacccaccgccaaaccaggaGTGACAGTAAATTTCCGCAAGCTGTTTCTGAACCGAGTCAAAACAAACTTTGAGAACATGGTGACAAACAGTTGCGAAATCTTCCGGCAAAAACAGGAGATGGTGGATGCCGTCACCAAG GTGGAGGAGCGCCAGCGAGTgtgggaggagctggaggaggccaaGACCAAGGAGCAGAGGCAGTCGCTAGGCAATATCAAGTTAATATGTGAGTTGTTCAAGTTGAAGATGCTGACTGAGCACGTCATGCACGACGTCATCGTAAGGCTGCTGAAGAACCAAGATGATAACTCTCTGGAGGGTCTCTGCACATTACTCTACACCATCGGCAAGGACTTGGACATGGAGAAGGCCAGG CCCAGAATGGATCAGTACTACAACATGATTGTGAAGATTATGAAGAATAGGACAACCTCCCCCAGAATCACAAGCATGCTGCAGGATGTGCTGGACCACCGAAAG AAAGAAACGGCCCAGCTTGGTAAGTTGGTGGAAAAGATGGAGAAGACCAGGCTGCAAGCTGACAATGATGCTGAGAAATACACTGGACCTGGAGACACAGAACCTGTTTTGCGTCCTCACTATAAGTCATTAGCCATGAAGAATCAGAAGCTGGTCAGCACATCTATACCACTACAGGAGAACACATGTCCTCATCATGATGATAAGCTGAAAGCTGAAGACTCAGCTGCTGCTCGGGGGGCTACCAAAAAG AAAAAGGTGAATGTGCAGTTGAAGACATGCCAACAGAtaatccaggagagagaggaggaactaCAGAAACTGAGACAGGAAGTGGAGTCTCTAAAG TGCTTATCACAGGCTACAATGGAGGACAGTGAGAGGTTCTTCACCAAGCTGATTGAGACAAGGTGCTCAGAGGTGAGAGAGGTGATCCAAGCTAAAGAGAAGGAGATGGTGAGTGAGGCTGAGGGACTCCTACAAACACTGGAGCAGGAGCTTGATGAGCTGAAGAGGACCGAAACAGAGGGTAGACAGCTTCCACACATAGAGGTCTACCCCCATTTCCTACAG AAATTGCCCAGCATCACTGAGGCTTTTGAAGAAGTGAGGACATGTGCCTCTGAAATGCAACAGCAATTTGAAGACTCCTCCAAGTTGCAATTTCTGGAGTTTTCTAAATCAG TTGAAGAAAGTCTGGGACCATACA ctatCAGTTCTCTTAGCACTAGCAGACAGGCAGTGGACGAAAAGGACTTG CAGGACTTTGTGGACCTAGAGACAGTGAAGACAGAGGAAATGTATGAACAAATGGATAACATCCTGAACAGCCTGACTGCCAAGAACTTCCATCAGGCGATGAAGGTAGTGAGTGCATTCACCATTGACACAGAGGACAAACTCAAGGGCATCATTGGCTCTATATATGAGAGGGCCATCTTAAACCCTACCAGCGCTGAGGTCTATGCCAAGGTGTGCCACCAACTCAAGGGG CTCAAAATACCTGGAGTGACAGTAAATTTCCACAAGCTGTTGCTGAACCAATGCCAGAAGGGCTTCGAGAAGGATAATAGTAAGATCTTAAAAGAAAAACAGAGGGAACTCGACACCACCACTGAG GAGGAGGACCGCCAGCGACTgagggaggagctggaggaggcaaAGGCAGAGGGGCAGCGAGAGTTGCTAGGCAACATCAAATTCATCTGCCAGTTGTTCAAGTTGAAGATGATGACCGAGGGCCTCATAGACTACTGCATCGTAAAGCTAATAAAGGATGGGGATGATGATTCGCTAGAGGGTCTGTGCACAATACTCTTCACCATTGGCAAGGACTTGGACTTTGAGAAGaaccag CCCAGAATGGATGAACACTACACACAGATTAATCTGATACAGGAGAGAAGGAGGACCTCCCCCAGAATCCGCTATATGCTTCAAGATGTGCTGGACCACAGAACG ctccaTTTGTACAAGGGCCAAAAGGAAGACCGTTGA
- the LOC115195722 gene encoding uncharacterized protein LOC115195722 isoform X2 gives MSGTKKTCKQETQSSAPSSSGQAVEKQDLEFQDPEPEKTQELYAQMDYILDRVNQNNFQQSMKAITEFTINTEARLKGIIHLIYERALAQPTRSATYANICRCLMGLKVPTAKPGVTVNFRKLFLNRVKTNFENMVTNSCEIFRQKQEMVDAVTKVEERQRVWEELEEAKTKEQRQSLGNIKLICELFKLKMLTEHVMHDVIVRLLKNQDDNSLEGLCTLLYTIGKDLDMEKARPRMDQYYNMIVKIMKNRTTSPRITSMLQDVLDHRKKETAQLGKLVEKMEKTRLQADNDAEKYTGPGDTEPVLRPHYKSLAMKNQKLVSTSIPLQENTCPHHDDKLKAEDSAAARGATKKKKVNVQLKTCQQIIQEREEELQKLRQEVESLKCLSQATMEDSERFFTKLIETRCSEVREVIQAKEKEMVSEAEGLLQTLEQELDELKRTETEGRQLPHIEVYPHFLQKLPSITEAFEEVRTCASEMQQQFEDSSKLQFLEFSKSVEESLGPYTISSLSTSRQAVDEKDLDFVDLETVKTEEMYEQMDNILNSLTAKNFHQAMKVVSAFTIDTEDKLKGIIGSIYERAILNPTSAEVYAKVCHQLKGLKIPGVTVNFHKLLLNQCQKGFEKDNSKILKEKQRELDTTTEEEDRQRLREELEEAKAEGQRELLGNIKFICQLFKLKMMTEGLIDYCIVKLIKDGDDDSLEGLCTILFTIGKDLDFEKNQPRMDEHYTQINLIQERRRTSPRIRYMLQDVLDHRTLHLYKGQKEDR, from the exons ATGAGTGGGACCAAGAAGACATGCAAACAAGAAACCCAGTCATCAGCTCCCTCTTCCAGTGGACAGGCTGTGGAAAAACAGGACTTG GAGTTTCAGGATCCAGAGCCAGAGAAGACACAGGAACTGTATGCTCAAATGGATTACATCCTGGATAGGGTAAATCAAAACAACTTCCAGCAATCGATGAAGGCAATTACTGAGTTCACCATTAACACAGAGGCCAGACTGAAGGGCATCATTCACCTCATATATGAGAGGGCCCTGGCACAACCTACCAGGTCTGCGACCTATGCCAACATCTGCCGCTGCCTCATGGGG CTTAAAgtacccaccgccaaaccaggaGTGACAGTAAATTTCCGCAAGCTGTTTCTGAACCGAGTCAAAACAAACTTTGAGAACATGGTGACAAACAGTTGCGAAATCTTCCGGCAAAAACAGGAGATGGTGGATGCCGTCACCAAG GTGGAGGAGCGCCAGCGAGTgtgggaggagctggaggaggccaaGACCAAGGAGCAGAGGCAGTCGCTAGGCAATATCAAGTTAATATGTGAGTTGTTCAAGTTGAAGATGCTGACTGAGCACGTCATGCACGACGTCATCGTAAGGCTGCTGAAGAACCAAGATGATAACTCTCTGGAGGGTCTCTGCACATTACTCTACACCATCGGCAAGGACTTGGACATGGAGAAGGCCAGG CCCAGAATGGATCAGTACTACAACATGATTGTGAAGATTATGAAGAATAGGACAACCTCCCCCAGAATCACAAGCATGCTGCAGGATGTGCTGGACCACCGAAAG AAAGAAACGGCCCAGCTTGGTAAGTTGGTGGAAAAGATGGAGAAGACCAGGCTGCAAGCTGACAATGATGCTGAGAAATACACTGGACCTGGAGACACAGAACCTGTTTTGCGTCCTCACTATAAGTCATTAGCCATGAAGAATCAGAAGCTGGTCAGCACATCTATACCACTACAGGAGAACACATGTCCTCATCATGATGATAAGCTGAAAGCTGAAGACTCAGCTGCTGCTCGGGGGGCTACCAAAAAG AAAAAGGTGAATGTGCAGTTGAAGACATGCCAACAGAtaatccaggagagagaggaggaactaCAGAAACTGAGACAGGAAGTGGAGTCTCTAAAG TGCTTATCACAGGCTACAATGGAGGACAGTGAGAGGTTCTTCACCAAGCTGATTGAGACAAGGTGCTCAGAGGTGAGAGAGGTGATCCAAGCTAAAGAGAAGGAGATGGTGAGTGAGGCTGAGGGACTCCTACAAACACTGGAGCAGGAGCTTGATGAGCTGAAGAGGACCGAAACAGAGGGTAGACAGCTTCCACACATAGAGGTCTACCCCCATTTCCTACAG AAATTGCCCAGCATCACTGAGGCTTTTGAAGAAGTGAGGACATGTGCCTCTGAAATGCAACAGCAATTTGAAGACTCCTCCAAGTTGCAATTTCTGGAGTTTTCTAAATCAG TTGAAGAAAGTCTGGGACCATACA ctatCAGTTCTCTTAGCACTAGCAGACAGGCAGTGGACGAAAAGGACTTG GACTTTGTGGACCTAGAGACAGTGAAGACAGAGGAAATGTATGAACAAATGGATAACATCCTGAACAGCCTGACTGCCAAGAACTTCCATCAGGCGATGAAGGTAGTGAGTGCATTCACCATTGACACAGAGGACAAACTCAAGGGCATCATTGGCTCTATATATGAGAGGGCCATCTTAAACCCTACCAGCGCTGAGGTCTATGCCAAGGTGTGCCACCAACTCAAGGGG CTCAAAATACCTGGAGTGACAGTAAATTTCCACAAGCTGTTGCTGAACCAATGCCAGAAGGGCTTCGAGAAGGATAATAGTAAGATCTTAAAAGAAAAACAGAGGGAACTCGACACCACCACTGAG GAGGAGGACCGCCAGCGACTgagggaggagctggaggaggcaaAGGCAGAGGGGCAGCGAGAGTTGCTAGGCAACATCAAATTCATCTGCCAGTTGTTCAAGTTGAAGATGATGACCGAGGGCCTCATAGACTACTGCATCGTAAAGCTAATAAAGGATGGGGATGATGATTCGCTAGAGGGTCTGTGCACAATACTCTTCACCATTGGCAAGGACTTGGACTTTGAGAAGaaccag CCCAGAATGGATGAACACTACACACAGATTAATCTGATACAGGAGAGAAGGAGGACCTCCCCCAGAATCCGCTATATGCTTCAAGATGTGCTGGACCACAGAACG ctccaTTTGTACAAGGGCCAAAAGGAAGACCGTTGA